From the Streptococcus oralis ATCC 35037 genome, one window contains:
- a CDS encoding DivIVA domain-containing protein: MSITPQEISDKAFSRTFRGYNQEEVDLFLDKIYFELEEMIRYKDETELYIKKLEERLSYYTNDIPKRTVTSEQEPEAINDSIFY, from the coding sequence ATGTCGATTACACCACAAGAAATAAGTGATAAAGCTTTCTCAAGAACATTCAGAGGCTACAATCAGGAAGAAGTTGACCTCTTTCTAGATAAGATTTACTTTGAATTAGAGGAGATGATTCGATACAAAGATGAAACTGAACTCTATATCAAAAAACTAGAAGAACGTCTTTCCTATTATACGAATGATATTCCTAAGAGAACAGTAACAAGCGAGCAAGAACCAGAAGCAATTAATGATTCTATTTTTTATTAA
- a CDS encoding DivIVA domain-containing protein, which yields MPITSLEIKDKTFGTRFRGFDPEEVDEFLDIVVRDYEDLVRSNHDKETHIKSLEERLSYFDEMKDSLSQSVLIAQDTAERVKQAAQERSNNIIQQAEQDAQRLLEEAKYKANEILRQATDNAKRVAVETEELKNKSRVFHQRLKSTIESQLAIVESSDWEDILRPTATYLQTSDEAFKEVVGEVLGETVSLQPEEEPIDMTRQFTPEEVAELQARIEAGNKELAEFEAQQNQQTEESDQHEESVEVEATATTEDDANKESVLIL from the coding sequence ATGCCAATTACATCGTTAGAAATTAAAGATAAAACCTTTGGTACAAGATTTAGAGGTTTTGATCCAGAAGAAGTAGATGAATTTCTGGATATCGTTGTTCGTGACTACGAAGACTTGGTTCGTAGCAATCACGATAAAGAGACACACATCAAGAGTTTGGAAGAACGTTTGTCTTACTTTGATGAGATGAAGGATTCCTTGAGTCAGTCAGTTTTGATTGCTCAAGATACTGCAGAGCGTGTTAAACAAGCTGCTCAAGAACGTTCAAACAATATTATTCAACAAGCTGAACAAGATGCTCAGCGTTTGCTTGAAGAAGCGAAATACAAGGCAAATGAAATTCTCCGTCAGGCTACAGATAATGCGAAGAGAGTGGCTGTTGAGACAGAAGAGTTGAAGAACAAGAGCCGTGTATTCCATCAACGCCTCAAGTCTACGATTGAAAGTCAGTTAGCAATTGTTGAGTCATCTGATTGGGAAGATATTCTTCGCCCAACAGCTACTTACCTTCAGACAAGTGATGAAGCCTTTAAAGAAGTGGTGGGTGAAGTTCTTGGTGAAACTGTATCTTTACAACCAGAGGAAGAACCTATTGATATGACTCGTCAATTCACACCAGAAGAGGTTGCTGAATTACAAGCTCGTATCGAGGCTGGCAACAAAGAATTAGCTGAGTTTGAAGCTCAACAAAATCAACAGACAGAAGAAAGTGACCAGCATGAAGAGTCAGTTGAAGTAGAAGCTACTGCAACAACTGAGGACGATGCAAACAAAGAATCTGTTCTTATCCTATAA
- a CDS encoding YggT family protein, translating to MIFLIRLIQNAVSIYSIILVAFALLSWFPNAYESQLGRLVIRLARPVIEPLRKLNLQFAGLDFTVWAALILIQFVGNILTRLVLLL from the coding sequence ATGATTTTCTTAATTCGTTTAATCCAAAATGCGGTTAGCATTTATTCCATCATCCTCGTTGCATTTGCTCTTCTTTCATGGTTTCCAAATGCCTATGAAAGCCAGCTAGGTCGCCTAGTTATCAGACTTGCTCGTCCAGTTATTGAGCCCCTTCGTAAGCTCAATCTACAATTTGCTGGCCTTGATTTTACGGTTTGGGCAGCGCTGATTCTGATTCAGTTTGTTGGAAATATCTTAACACGACTAGTACTATTACTATGA
- a CDS encoding YggS family pyridoxal phosphate-dependent enzyme, with protein sequence MNLKKNTELVFQQIADASQEANRALDAVSVIAVTKYVDVQTAEALLPLGVRHIGENRVDKFLEKYQALKDYPVTWHLIGTLQRRKVKEVIPYVDYFHALDSLKLAQEIQKRTDHVIKCFLQVNISGEESKHGFSKEELLELLPELAKLDQIEYVGLMTMAPFEADSDELKEIFKDTQALQAEIREKQIPNMPMTELSMGMSRDFKEAIQFGSTFVRIGTAFFK encoded by the coding sequence ATGAATTTGAAAAAAAATACTGAATTAGTTTTTCAGCAAATAGCTGATGCTAGTCAAGAAGCCAACCGTGCTCTAGATGCTGTTTCAGTAATCGCAGTGACAAAGTATGTAGATGTACAAACAGCGGAAGCCTTGCTTCCGCTTGGTGTCCGTCATATAGGTGAAAATCGAGTCGATAAATTTTTAGAAAAATATCAGGCCTTGAAAGATTACCCAGTTACTTGGCATTTAATAGGAACACTACAGAGACGGAAAGTGAAAGAAGTAATCCCATATGTGGATTACTTTCATGCTTTAGACTCCTTAAAGTTAGCCCAGGAAATTCAAAAGAGAACAGATCATGTTATCAAGTGTTTCTTGCAGGTCAATATTTCTGGGGAAGAAAGCAAGCATGGGTTTTCAAAAGAAGAATTGCTAGAACTTTTGCCAGAATTGGCTAAGTTAGATCAGATTGAGTATGTTGGTTTAATGACCATGGCTCCTTTTGAGGCAGACAGTGATGAATTGAAAGAAATTTTCAAGGATACGCAGGCTCTGCAAGCAGAAATTAGAGAAAAACAAATCCCTAATATGCCGATGACAGAGCTAAGCATGGGAATGAGTCGTGATTTTAAAGAAGCGATTCAGTTCGGCTCAACCTTTGTTCGAATCGGTACAGCATTTTTTAAATAG
- a CDS encoding cell division protein SepF, with product MSLKDRFDKFIDYFTEDGEETTNYQTQQEETVSPAISSSKELPAPAQSGSAKDANITRLHARQQELAMQSHRSDEKVTIDVRYPRKYEDATEIVDLLAGNESILIDFQYMTEVQARRCLDYLDGARHVLAGNMKKVASTMYLLTPVNVIVNIEDIKLPDESQSAEFGFDIKRNRAR from the coding sequence ATGTCTTTAAAAGATAGATTCGATAAATTTATAGATTATTTTACAGAAGACGGAGAAGAAACGACTAACTACCAGACTCAACAAGAGGAAACAGTTAGCCCAGCCATCTCATCTTCTAAAGAATTACCAGCACCTGCTCAGTCAGGATCAGCAAAAGATGCAAATATTACTCGTCTTCATGCGCGTCAGCAAGAATTGGCAATGCAAAGCCATCGTTCAGATGAGAAAGTGACAATTGATGTTCGCTATCCAAGAAAATATGAAGATGCAACGGAAATTGTAGATTTGTTGGCTGGAAATGAAAGTATTTTAATTGATTTCCAATACATGACAGAAGTACAAGCCCGTCGTTGCCTTGATTACTTGGACGGAGCCCGTCATGTCTTGGCTGGAAATATGAAAAAAGTTGCGAGCACGATGTATCTATTGACTCCTGTCAACGTTATCGTGAATATTGAAGATATCAAACTTCCAGATGAATCACAAAGCGCTGAGTTTGGTTTTGATATTAAACGAAATAGAGCAAGATAA
- a CDS encoding RNA-binding protein, which translates to MTVNRAIYQHFSQDDIPFIDKGLEWIKRVEDTYAPVLTPFINPHQEQILRVLAGTYGLGCQSSGDFLPTESVRVLLYPAYFEPEISDFEMALLEICYPSKFEQLSHGKILGTIINQLGIDRKLFGDILVDEKRAQIFVNRDFIPLFQDGIRKIGRLPVSLEECPFTDRILSKIDYREREILVSSFRLDALLSSALKLSRNQTSQLIEKKSVQVNYHVVEKSDYQVAVGDLISVRKFGRLKVVKDNGQTKKDKKKLTVRLLLSK; encoded by the coding sequence ATGACAGTAAATCGAGCCATTTATCAGCATTTTTCCCAAGATGATATCCCCTTTATTGATAAGGGATTAGAGTGGATCAAGCGGGTAGAAGATACATATGCGCCGGTGCTTACTCCATTTATCAATCCCCATCAGGAACAGATTTTGAGGGTACTAGCTGGGACATATGGACTGGGTTGCCAAAGTAGTGGTGATTTTCTTCCGACAGAGTCGGTTCGAGTTCTTCTCTATCCAGCTTACTTTGAACCGGAGATATCAGACTTTGAAATGGCCTTGTTGGAAATTTGCTATCCGAGTAAGTTTGAGCAACTGAGTCATGGAAAAATATTGGGAACAATTATCAACCAACTAGGAATTGACCGTAAATTATTTGGTGATATCTTGGTAGATGAAAAGAGAGCACAGATTTTTGTCAATCGTGATTTCATTCCTCTTTTTCAGGATGGAATAAGAAAGATTGGCAGACTTCCTGTATCGCTGGAGGAATGTCCTTTTACCGATAGGATTTTGTCTAAAATTGATTATAGAGAACGAGAAATTTTAGTTTCGAGTTTTCGATTGGATGCCCTCTTATCAAGTGCCTTGAAATTATCTAGAAATCAAACTAGTCAACTGATTGAGAAAAAATCTGTCCAGGTAAATTATCATGTGGTTGAAAAATCTGATTACCAGGTCGCAGTTGGGGATTTGATCAGTGTGAGAAAGTTTGGTCGTCTAAAAGTTGTCAAAGACAATGGTCAGACCAAAAAGGATAAGAAAAAACTAACAGTCCGGCTACTTTTAAGCAAGTGA